ggaagacAGAGCCAGAATAAAGTCAACAACTTTTATTACAACTCACGTATTTCATAGAAAAAGGAATGTAGCGTCAGGTCCGCTTGTATGAAAAACGGTAAAATGCAGGTTTGTCCTGGTTGCCCTGTTGACACCTGGGGCAGGCTCTCCGCGACATCAGGCACAGCAGCTGCACTTGTCCGAGGCCCCTTTGCAGACGCAGCCCTGGGCACACTTGGCGCAGCCCacggggcagcaggagcagcagcctggGGAGGCAAGGGCAGCGTGCAGTCGGACCACGCGTTGTCCGCACCCACCCTTCC
This genomic window from Mesoplodon densirostris isolate mMesDen1 chromosome 19, mMesDen1 primary haplotype, whole genome shotgun sequence contains:
- the LOC132479886 gene encoding metallothionein-1E — translated: MDPNCSCPTGGSCSCAGSCTCKACRCTSCKKSCCSCCPVGCAKCAQGCVCKGASDKCSCCA